A region of Toxorhynchites rutilus septentrionalis strain SRP chromosome 1, ASM2978413v1, whole genome shotgun sequence DNA encodes the following proteins:
- the LOC129782533 gene encoding uncharacterized protein LOC129782533 — protein MKLGAYPKTKKDNQPNLESTPRNCNSCSHPDSMEDMVECEKCLKWYHYSCAGVDDSVKTSNFVCKLCPALTSKASISGRTSSSSKRAATVQIELQQLEEEKRLRERLLKEESQQEKELQEKENALKERAIQKERERKEKERKEKKQMEEEFISKKFSMMQSLLDDSDCGSVKSARSGTGKVQQWLQVQQIKTSETVSGNTIIPTVVPSQADKPITDVTTYPATEQTTKLTPSKGNQLLLPQQTQLAGLQSHHATSSEPYRQREYPTHSQQGAASSANVQRVPVQSEEICQAWQIQKQTPRGVYIDAVQQSAMQPISSLCYSTQPTIAHPPNPTDVQASIRNEVSLPRPLFGACLTSSVQPPAGQCTENVQSNSMYPQLHSMQTINCHPLTYTTPRAYHNHQHPSSVAPNPMHSAAICDHNGTPSMTILNNQPPIISTSLAASTPINVNVGPSTHQLTARQVVPKELPIFSGDPSDWPIFITSYNNSTQICGYSDSENLMRLQRSIKGCALDAVKCFLLHPSTVPNVLSTLYTLYGRPEIIANNLLNKIRSTPSPKADKLETLLNFGLIVQNLCAHLNAVRMENFLKNPMLLNELVGKLPTNIRLDWALYQRQFESPDLATFGEFMSTIVTAVSHIVPPVFQSSHKNEQQKEKRFINAHVIEENSNVFNNSDNQQKPCPVCQRIGHKVKDCFEFKKLDVDSRWKAVQQNHLCRRCLVPHGKRPCKSFVCGIDGCEYRHHRLLHSTKLREKTKPATTSGTVTLHHEKGKCVLFRIVPVTIYGRNISVDTFAFLDDGSELTLIDKQLADQLGMEGQADPLCLQWTGNVTRREADSCVLQLTISGREVNKKFPLRDVHTVTNLKLPKQTLRFSDMQTQFQHLRGLPVEDYCNVFPSILIGLNNTHLITNLKIREGKSNEPVAAKTRLGWSIHGSIRDGDDPHDHRHVHVCTRSHDEDLHNLVQNFFNIEGAGVSAVRTLESADDQRARVILEQTTSRTETGRFETGILWRYDYLEFPDSRPTAERRLFCLESRLNKHPQLYEKVRLQIAEYLQKGYAHKITVEEQNLSDPRRVWFLPLNIVVNPKKPEKLRLVWDAAAKTEQISFNSMVLKGPDFLVSLPGVLFRFRQRQIAVTGDIQEMFHQVLIRSSDRQSQRFLWRNDSSFPIDVYEMNVATFGSTCSPCSSQFVKNLNAKEFEQQYPRASKAILEDHYMDDYLSSFDSVDEAVEVSTQVRTIHEKAGFRMRNWLSNSKKLMEVMGENATDKCKQFTVDKTSECGRVLGLQWIMEEDAFQFTFGDRNVVQTLFERDSPPTKREILRFVMSFFDPLGLISMLVIQGKIILQDVWKCGLDWDEAVPHEIYIRWKRWLVSLRCLELITIPRCYFPMYDRCNYNDMELHVFVDASEEAYSSAAYFRIVERGEVRCVLVSSKTKVAPVKSLSVPRLELQAAIIGVRLAKMITDSHTLEIKRRTFWTDSSTVLSWICSDHRRYKQYVAVRVGEILSESTMAEWRWVPSQMNVADEATKWNQNSVSSSESRWFKAPEFLYDDEESWPRSKHVVTETKEEIRMGRVHQHERVESLITFERFSKYERLIRAVAFVFFFARTCKKSTSISHPQGLLQEDLKKAETYVYRQVQAEGFSMELTKFQRNGSQKWSQLNKNSVLYKLSPYLDEDGIIRSDSRFSEALCVPYEVRKPVILPKDHYVTRLLVNYYHRKFGHNNKETIVNELRQNFYICKMRVVVRKVAKECMWCRVYKSTPKIPRMAPLPAARLTPYVRPFTFVGLDYCGPFLIRLGRSNTKRWIALFTCMTVRAIHLEITGSLSTESCKFVIRRFIARRGSPQEIYSDQGTNFRGASNELIKEIRGINEKLADTFTNTATQWHFNPPASPHMGGAWERMVKTVKIALTSLSLPKKPDDEIFSTVVTEVEAMVNSRPLTYIPIDPCNGESLTPNHFLLLSSSGVVQPTKPPTDERIALKNNWNLVQVLLDQFWRRWTKEYLPTIANRSKWLEEVKALLVGDLVLIVDEATRNSWTRGRVIRVYPGKDGRIRRADIQTKSGILQRPVTKLAVLEIEDNGMAGSNHQQYGAGDVAGEDRRAEHSHIIN, from the coding sequence ATGAAGCTGGGAGCATATCCGAAAACGAAGAAGGATAACCAACCTAATCTGGAATCGACACCGAGAAATTGCAACTCATGTTCGCACCCAGACTCTATGGAAGATATGGTGGAATGCGAAAAGTGTCTCAAGTGGTATCACTACTCATGCGCTGGCGTAGATGATTCCGTGAAAACGAGTAACTTTGTCTGCAAACTGTGTCCCGCTTTGACCTCGAAAGCTTCTATTTCCGGTAGAACTTCGTCATCCAGTAAACGAGCGGCGACTGTGCAAATCGAGCTACAGCAGTTGGAAGAGGAAAAGAGGTTACGTGAAAGATTACTTAAGGAGGAAAGTCAACAGGAGAAGGAGCTGCAAGAGAAGGAAAATGCACTCAAGGAACGAGCCATTCAGAAGGAAAGGGAGCGGAAGGAGAAGGagaggaaagaaaagaagcaaatgGAGGAGGagtttatatccaaaaagttcaGCATGATGCAGAGTTTATTGGATGACAGTGATTGCGGAAGCGTGAAATCAGCAAGGAGTGGTACCGGTAAGGTGCAACAGTGGTTACAAGTTCAGCAAATAAAGACATCGGAAACAGTCTCCGGAAATACAATCATCCCGACTGTTGTCCCGTCGCAAGCAGACAAACCGATAACTGACGTCACAACGTATCCAGCTACCGAACAAACAACTAAATTAACTCCGTCCAAAGGGAATCAGCTACTTCTCCCTCAGCAAACGCAATTAGCAGGATTGCAGAGTCACCATGCAACGTCATCAGAACCGTATCGTCAGCGTGAATATCCAACTCACTCGCAGCAAGGAGCGGCATCGTCCGCAAATGTACAGAGAGTTCCCGTACAGTCGGAGGAGATTTGTCAGGCGTGGCAAATACAGAAGCAGACACCGCGCGGGGTATACATCGATGCAGTTCAGCAGTCAGCGATGCAGCCCATATCATCTTTATGTTACTCTACACAACCTACTATAGCACATCCCCCGAACCCAACCGACGTACAAGCGTCAATAAGGAATGAGGTAAGCCTACCGCGTCCATTGTTTGGAGCATGCCTGACATCCAGTGTTCAGCCACCAGCAGGTCAGTGTACAGAAAATGTTCAATCGAATTCTATGTATCCGCAATTACACTCAATGCAAACAATAAATTGCCATCCATTGACTTATACAACACCTCGAGCGTATCATAATCACCAACACCCGTCCTCCGTTGCACCCAATCCTATGCATAGTGCAGCGATTTGTGATCATAACGGAACGCCATCTATGACTATTTTAAATAATCAACCACCTATTATTTCCACATCGTTAGCCGCAAGTACACCTATTAATGTCAATGTTGGACCGAGCACCCATCAACTTACCGCACGCCAAGTAGTTCCAAAGGAGTTACCGATATTTAGTGGAGACCCTTCCGATTGGCCAATCTTCATCACCAGCTACAACAACTCTACGCAAATATGTGGATATTCAGATTCGGAGAACCTTATGAGGCTGCAACGAAGCATTAAGGGCTGTGCTCTCGATGCCGTAAAGTGTTTTCTTTTACATCCGTCAACTGTCCCAAATGTTCTCTCCACCCTATACACGCTCTATGGGAGACCCGAAATAATTGCAAACAATCTTCTAAATAAAATACGATCGACCCCATCGCCAAAGGCGGACAAATTGGAGACGTTGCTGAATTTCGGACTCATAGTCCAGAATTTATGTGCTCATCTCAATGCAGTGAGAATGGAAAATTTCTTGAAAAATCCCATGCTGCTGAATGAGTTAGTAGGTAAACTGCCGACAAATATACGGTTAGATTGGGCACTATATCAACGCCAATTCGAATCACCAGATCTAGCCACGTTTGGGGAGTTTATGTCTACGATTGTCACAGCAGTCAGCCACATAGTTCCGCCCGTATTTCAAAGTTCCCACAAAAATGAACAGCAAAAAGAGAAAAGGTTCATCAACGCGCATGTCATCGAAGAAAACAGCAATGTATTCAATAATTCTGACAACCAACAAAAACCTTGTCCTGTATGTCAGAGGATTGGACATAAAGTAAAAGATTGTTTCGAATTCAAAAAACTTGATGTCGACAGTCGTTGGAAAGCAGTGCAGCAGAACCATTTGTGTCGACGTTGTTTAGTGCCACATGGAAAGCGACCTTGTAAGAGCTTTGTGTGCGGCATAGATGGCTGTGAATACAGGCATCACAGACTTCTCCACTCAACAAAATTGCGCGAAAAAACCAAACCGGCAACAACGTCTGGAACAGTCACCCTACATCATGAGAAAGGAAAATGCGTTCTCTTTAGAATAGTCCCCGTCACAATATATGGAAGAAATATTTCCGTCGACACCTTCGCATTTTTAGACGATGGATCGGAGCTGACACTAATAGACAAGCAGCTTGCTGATCAGCTTGGAATGGAGGGTCAGGCCGATCCTCTCTGTCTACAGTGGACCGGCAATGTGACTCGTAGAGAAGCCGATTCGTGTGTTCTTCAATTAACAATATCTGGTCGTGAAGTCAATAAAAAGTTCCCGTTGAGAGATGTCCATACCGTGACTAATTTAAAACTTCCGAAACAAACGTTGCGGTTCAGCGATATGCAAACTCAATTCCAGCATTTGCGCGGACTTCCAGTAGAAGATTATTGTAACGTTTTTCCGTCTATACTAATCGGCTTGAACAACACTCACCTCATCACCAATTTGAAAATACGAGAAGGGAAATCAAATGAACCAGTGGCAGCGAAGACCAGACTAGGGTGGTCTATTCACGGAAGCATACGAGATGGTGATGATCCACACGACCATCGTCATGTGCACGTATGCACGCGATCACACGACGAAGATCTGCACAACCTTGTACAAAATTTCTTCAATATTGAGGGGGCAGGAGTATCCGCTGTCCGTACGTTGGAATCTGCGGATGATCAACGCGCTCGTGTCATTTTGGAGCAAACCACATCGCGCACAGAAACAGGCCGTTTCGAGACGGGGATACTTTGGCGATACGACTATTTGGAGTTCCCAGACAGTCGTCCGACCGCTGAACGCAGGTTATTCTGTTTGGAGAGTAGACTGAATAAGCATCCACAGCTATATGAGAAGGTGAGGCTGCAAATAGCAGAATATCTGCAAAAAGGATATGCGCACAAGATTACAGTAGAGGAACAaaatttatcagatccccgACGAGTTTGGTTTCTGCCATTGAATATAGTAGTGAATCCAAAAAAGCCAGAAAAGCTACGCCTGGTATGGGACGCAGCAGCGAAGACAGAACAAATTTCATTCAACAGTATGGTTCTCAAAGGACCAGATTTTCTGGTATCATTACCTGGTGTCCTGTTTCGTTTTCGTCAGCGACAAATAGCAGTTACTGGCGACATTCAGGAAATGTTCCACCAAGTCCTGATTCGCAGTTCTGATCGCCAATCGCAAAGATTTCTTTGGAGGAATGATTCCTCGTTTCCCATCGATGTGTATGAGATGAACGTAGCGACATTCGGTTCGACGTGTTCCCCTTGCAGTTCACAATTCGTGAAAAACTTGAACGCTAAAGAATTCGAACAACAATACCCGAGAGCATCCAAGGCCATCCTAGAAGATCATTATATGGATGATTATCTGAGCAGCTTTGATAGTGTGGACGAAGCAGTGGAAGTGTCGACGCAAGTGAGAACTATCCACGAAAAGGCAGGATTTCGTATGCGAAACTGGTTGTCGAACTCCAAGAAGTTAATGGAAGTGATGGGAGAAAATGCGACAGACAAATGCAAGCAATTTACTGTCGATAAAACAAGTGAATGCGGGCGAGTCCTTGGTCTACAGTGGATTATGGAAGAAGATGCTTTTCAATTTACCTTCGGCGATCGCAATGTAGTTCAGACTCTTTTCGAGCGCGATTCTCCGCCTACTAAACGGGAAATTCTTCGCTTCGTTATGAGCTTCTTTGACCCTCTTGGTTTAATATCAATGTTGGTAATACAAGGGAAAATTATCCTGCAAGATGTATGGAAATGTGGTTTAGATTGGGATGAAGCAGTGCCACACGAAATATATATTCGGTGGAAACGCTGGCTAGTCTCTTTACGATGTTTAGAGTTGATCACGATTCCACGTTGTTACTTTCCCATGTACGATCGATGTAACTACAATGATATGGAGCTCCACGTCTTCGTAGATGCAAGCGAGGAAGCTTATTCAAGCGCAGCATATTTTCGAATTGTGGAACGAGGGGAAGTCAGATGTGTCTTGGTATCGTCAAAAACCAAAGTTGCTCCTGTGAAATCCCTTTCCGTTCCCCGTCTCGAACTGCAGGCTGCTATAATCGGAGTCCGTTTGGCGAAGATGATCACAGATTCTCACACCCTGGAAATTAAGCGTCGTACATTCTGGACAGATTCTAGCACTGTTCTGTCCTGGATTTGCTCGGACCATCGCCGTTATAAACAGTACGTTGCCGTCCGAGTAGGAGAAATCCTGAGCGAGTCAACCATGGCCGAATGGAGGTGGGTCCCATCACAGATGAATGTAGCTGATGAGGCTACAAAATGGAACCAGAACTCCGTGTCCAGTTCCGAGTCTCGTTGGTTCAAAGCACCTGAATTCCTGTACGACGATGAAGAAAGCTGGCCTCGTTCGAAACACGTTGTGACAGAAACAAAGGAGGAAATCCGTATGGGTCGCGTACATCAACACGAGAGAGTTGAATCTCTTATCACCTTCGAACGTTTCTCCAAATACGAACGATTGATCAGAGCAGTGGCGTTCGTCTTCTTCTTCGCACGCACCTGTAAAAAATCGACGTCGATAAGCCATCCTCAAGGATTGTTGCAAGAGGATTTGAAAAAAGCAGAGACTTATGTTTACAGACAAGTTCAAGCAGAAGGATTTTCCATGGAATTGACAAAATTCCAAAGAAATGGGTCGCAGAAATGGAGCCAGTTGAATAAAAATAGTGTACTATACAAACTCTCACCGTACCTGGACGAAGACGGAATCATTAGATCTGATAGCCGCTTCAGCGAGGCTTTATGTGTGCCTTACGAAGTAAGAAAGCCTGTTATCCTACCGAAGGACCACTATGTTACAAGGCTGCTAGTCAACTATTATCATCGTAAATTCGGACACAATAACAAAGAAACAATAGTGAACGAATTGCGACAGAACTTCTATATTTGTAAAATGCGAGTGGTCGTTCGCAAAGTGGCGAAAGAATGCATGTGGTGTCGCGTATATAAATCTACCCCGAAAATTCCACGAATGGCACCACTACCAGCAGCCCGTTTGACACCATACGTTAGGCCATTTACGTTTGTAGGCCTAGATTATTGCGGGCCATTCCTGATTCGGCTCGGTAGATCAAATACCAAACGATGGATAGCGTTATTCACCTGTATGACTGTGAGGGCAATTCATCTAGAAATAACAGGCTCTCTCTCTACAGAATCCTGCAAGTTTGTAATCCGTCGGTTTATAGCCAGAAGAGGTTCTCCACAGGAAATATATAGTGACCAAGGAACAAATTTTCGCGGCGCAAGTAATGAATTGATCAAAGAAATACGGGGTATTAACGAAAAACTCGCTGATACATTTACTAACACCGCTACCCAATGGCATTTCAACCCTCCTGCTTCCCCCCACATGGGTGGGGCATGGGAACGCATGGTGAAAACTGTGAAAATAGCATTGACTTCTCTTTCATTGCCAAAAAAACCGGATGACGAAATATTTTCCACTGTGGTCACTGAGGTGGAAGCGATGGTTAACTCGAGGCCGCTTACGTATATTCCGATTGATCCATGTAATGGGGAATCCCTAACACCAAACCATTTTTTGCTGCTCAGTTCGTCAGGAGTCGTGCAACCAACAAAACCACCAACCGACGAACGTATTGCTCTTAAAAATAATTGGAATCTTGTGCAGGTTCTACTCGACCAGTTCTGGAGACGCTGGACCAAGGAATATCTTCCAACGATAGCTAATCGCAGTAAATGGCTAGAAGAGGTGAAGGCACTATTGGTGGGAGATTTAGTCTTGATAGTAGATGAAGCAACGAGGAATAGTTGGACGAGAGGACGGGTGATTAGGGTGTATCCTGGAAAGGATGGTCGCATTCGTAGAGCGGATATACAGACTAAAAGCGGTATTCTACAGAGGCCAGTTACTAAATTGGCGGTCCTTGAAATTGAGGATAACGGTATGGCTGGGTCAAATCACCAGCAATACGGGGCGGGGGATGTTGCGGGAGAAGACCGCAGGGCAGAACACAGCCACATCATTAACTAA